GCATGCCATGCCCCTGCGCTCCCAGGATCACAAGGCCTGCTTCATGCCGTTTCACGCTGCTTTCAATCGCCTCATGAATCGGTTCTCCACGCACCTCCGCCACCGCATGGAAGCCTTCCTGCTTCAGGCGGCGCACGACCCCTTCATTTTCCTGATGAAGTTTTTCTTCAATCCAACGACTGACGTCCAGTCCCAGCTGCGTGACAAAAGGCGCCAGAGCCGACGTTAAATTCTGGGGATACGCAGTCAGGACTGTAATATGCTCAAGACCCAGCGGCCTGAGGCTGATCAGACGATCCAGGGATTTTTGGGCAAAGGGGGAATGATCCGTCGCAAACACCGCACGTTTCAATGCTGCCGGAGCCGTGGTCGGTTTATAGACGAAAAGATTGGTGGGGCACTGAAAGATCATTTTGCGACCGACCGAACCGAAGAAAAAATGCCCCAGGGTTTCCTGAGCCTTCAGGCTGACGACCACAAGTTCGGCTTGGGATTCCTGCGCCTCGGCGATCAGCTCGTTGACGACGTGCCCTTCGCGCAAGGAGGCCTTGCTGGTCAGACCACGCTCCTGAAGTTCCTTGTCGAAACTCCTGAGGACTTCGTTCGCCTTCGCCTCTTCCGTCTTGATGTATTGGGCGTAATATTCCGTCTCGGTCACGGTCAGAAGATATTTGCCGAGGGTGCTCCCCACATGTTCCATCACATGGGTCGGCCGCAGCTCAAGATCCTTGAAACCTAGCTGGAGTAGTGCCTTTAGCGCCTGATGTGCGGATGGTAACTGGTGAACTCCTAGAACTGCACGCATAAAAACCCCCTTGCTCATCACCCTTAAGCTATACCTGATAGCCGTCGGGATCAAGCAAGGCGGTTTATCCAGGGTTTTTACCCAATAGTCTGCTTGGCGCGGTTACTCGTTATTGATCTTGATCTGGTATAGCGAGAACTGCACCTTGGCATTGCCGCTGACGCCCGTGCGGAACTCAGGATTAAACTTTTCAATGGTATTGATCGTATCGACGTAGTCATCATCATCGGTGAGCGCTCCGGACGGCAGCGCGTCAATCACCTTGGTCGCCAGTTCCGAAACGATCCCGGCCACCGCAAGGGTCGTGGTCTGCGTGGGGTTCACCACCGCGCTCACCACGCTGGCGGCCGCGGTCACGAAAAT
This Oligoflexus sp. DNA region includes the following protein-coding sequences:
- a CDS encoding universal stress protein; amino-acid sequence: MRAVLGVHQLPSAHQALKALLQLGFKDLELRPTHVMEHVGSTLGKYLLTVTETEYYAQYIKTEEAKANEVLRSFDKELQERGLTSKASLREGHVVNELIAEAQESQAELVVVSLKAQETLGHFFFGSVGRKMIFQCPTNLFVYKPTTAPAALKRAVFATDHSPFAQKSLDRLISLRPLGLEHITVLTAYPQNLTSALAPFVTQLGLDVSRWIEEKLHQENEGVVRRLKQEGFHAVAEVRGEPIHEAIESSVKRHEAGLVILGAQGHGMLEGLSLGSVTAHQVLHTPHSVLVVRPR